One region of Metallosphaera sedula DSM 5348 genomic DNA includes:
- the thiD gene encoding bifunctional hydroxymethylpyrimidine kinase/phosphomethylpyrimidine kinase — MKKPVVMAIGGFDSGGGAGVESDIKVLESIGVHGVGAITAVTAQNTLGIKHVTVVDHNSLRKQIETLLEDFKVSSGKTGMIVNGEQMKVVFEAVNFPLVVDPVIYAKDGTKLIEDLEAFKKFLLPRATVITPNAVEAGILLGMKVETLQDQITASKLIHERFSVPYVVVKGGHVKSSESVDVLYDGKEVIQLSSPRLPGRNTHGTGSIFASSIAGMLAKGFPMKEAVRRAKSITEESIRYGLEIGRGIGPADPMVPLEKIAMKAGVMKDMEIFAEFVEREKNFYLLVPEVQSNLAHSIDPKYVTGIEDIATFRGRIIREWGGRVRVGFPVAFGYPTHTARLLLSIINKQGVGDTLINIRYDPKIVELLKRIGYEVVEVHRELEPQGQEGKTMSWIVDHVYESLGKIPNVIFDRGMIGKEAMIRLWTSSIEEMMESLTSLLREIGK, encoded by the coding sequence GTGAAAAAGCCCGTAGTTATGGCCATTGGCGGATTTGACAGTGGAGGAGGGGCGGGGGTAGAGAGCGACATTAAGGTTTTGGAGTCAATAGGTGTTCATGGGGTTGGTGCAATAACCGCAGTCACAGCTCAGAACACCTTAGGGATTAAGCACGTCACTGTTGTAGACCACAACTCTCTCAGGAAACAGATTGAGACCCTTCTGGAGGACTTCAAGGTGAGCTCAGGTAAGACTGGAATGATTGTTAACGGTGAGCAAATGAAAGTCGTATTTGAGGCGGTGAATTTCCCACTGGTGGTGGATCCGGTAATCTATGCTAAGGATGGGACAAAGCTCATAGAGGATCTAGAAGCCTTCAAAAAGTTTCTTCTCCCTCGGGCCACGGTGATAACTCCCAACGCCGTAGAGGCGGGTATACTCCTCGGGATGAAGGTAGAAACTCTGCAGGATCAGATAACTGCATCAAAGCTCATTCACGAGAGGTTCTCAGTGCCCTACGTGGTGGTGAAAGGGGGACACGTGAAGTCCTCAGAGAGCGTTGATGTGCTGTACGATGGCAAAGAGGTGATCCAGTTGAGTTCCCCAAGATTGCCCGGAAGGAATACCCACGGAACCGGGAGCATTTTCGCATCGAGCATTGCCGGAATGCTAGCCAAGGGGTTTCCTATGAAGGAGGCGGTAAGACGGGCCAAGAGTATCACGGAGGAAAGTATTCGATATGGTCTTGAAATAGGCAGGGGAATAGGGCCAGCGGATCCCATGGTCCCGCTGGAGAAGATAGCCATGAAGGCAGGGGTTATGAAGGATATGGAGATTTTTGCCGAGTTCGTTGAGAGAGAAAAAAACTTCTATCTCCTAGTGCCAGAGGTTCAGTCAAATCTTGCCCATTCCATTGACCCGAAATACGTTACCGGAATTGAGGACATAGCCACGTTCAGGGGAAGGATCATCAGGGAGTGGGGTGGAAGGGTGAGGGTAGGGTTCCCAGTGGCCTTCGGCTATCCCACACACACTGCAAGATTACTATTGTCAATAATAAATAAACAGGGAGTTGGGGATACGCTCATTAACATTAGATACGATCCCAAGATTGTGGAATTATTGAAGAGAATCGGATACGAGGTTGTGGAGGTCCATAGGGAGCTAGAGCCCCAAGGTCAAGAGGGGAAAACCATGAGTTGGATAGTGGATCACGTTTACGAGAGCTTGGGCAAAATTCCTAACGTGATTTTCGATAGGGGGATGATAGGCAAAGAGGCTATGATAAGGCTCTGGACTTCATCAATAGAGGAAATGATGGAATCCCTGACCAGTCTTTTGAGGGAGATAGGGAAATGA
- the mce gene encoding methylmalonyl-CoA epimerase, which translates to METLDIDHVGVAVENLEEAIKLYTEKMGMKLVHREDLPDRGIKVAFLTGNEGTTAVELMEPMNHEDPNNTVAKFLKTRGQGMHHLAVKVKDINSSLRDLEGKGLTLIDKNGRKGARGHLVAFVHPKSVMGLLLELVQETH; encoded by the coding sequence ATGGAAACCTTAGATATAGATCACGTGGGAGTTGCAGTTGAAAATCTAGAGGAAGCCATAAAGTTATACACAGAGAAGATGGGAATGAAACTGGTGCATCGGGAGGATTTACCGGACAGGGGAATAAAGGTGGCCTTCCTCACGGGAAATGAAGGAACCACTGCGGTAGAACTCATGGAGCCCATGAATCATGAGGATCCAAATAACACTGTGGCGAAGTTTCTAAAAACAAGGGGACAGGGGATGCATCACCTGGCAGTTAAGGTAAAGGATATCAATTCCTCCCTGAGAGACCTAGAGGGGAAGGGATTAACCTTGATTGACAAGAACGGTAGAAAGGGGGCCAGGGGTCACCTGGTGGCCTTCGTTCATCCAAAGAGCGTTATGGGTCTCCTCCTGGAACTCGTTCAAGAAACCCATTAA
- a CDS encoding MoaD family protein has translation MRVKVRYFALVKDITGKDSEEIDTRCSKLNCLLDELVEKYGPRFKALLQGQVSGVKVFFLVNGKMNVEEIREGDEVAILPPPAGGDLRRGKLDILEEIRRFRATAPPEAGSMVIYVGFVKGIVEGHKVKNLVYEAYESYTQARLSEIENEIKSRYKDVLDIRIIHAIDNMKPGDDVILIMTLGRGRKDSIDAIREAIELVKHTTGIWKLEVRDDGEFWVVAGNTRVKRE, from the coding sequence ATGAGGGTTAAGGTTAGGTACTTCGCGCTGGTTAAGGATATTACGGGGAAGGACTCCGAAGAGATTGATACTCGCTGCAGTAAATTGAATTGCCTTTTGGACGAATTGGTCGAAAAGTACGGCCCTAGGTTTAAGGCCCTGTTGCAGGGACAAGTATCAGGCGTAAAGGTGTTCTTTCTCGTAAACGGGAAAATGAACGTCGAGGAAATTAGGGAAGGAGATGAAGTAGCAATTCTTCCCCCTCCGGCTGGCGGAGATCTGAGGAGAGGAAAACTGGACATCCTTGAGGAGATAAGGAGATTCAGGGCGACAGCGCCACCTGAGGCCGGCTCCATGGTTATCTACGTGGGATTTGTGAAGGGGATCGTTGAGGGTCATAAGGTCAAGAATCTAGTTTATGAGGCCTATGAAAGCTACACGCAGGCCAGGTTAAGTGAGATAGAGAACGAGATTAAGAGTAGGTACAAGGACGTCCTAGACATAAGGATCATTCACGCCATAGATAACATGAAGCCCGGGGACGACGTTATCCTGATAATGACCCTGGGGAGGGGAAGGAAGGACTCCATAGATGCCATCAGGGAGGCAATAGAGCTGGTTAAGCACACCACGGGGATATGGAAACTTGAGGTCAGGGATGACGGGGAGTTTTGGGTTGTGGCCGGTAACACAAGGGTGAAGAGGGAGTGA
- a CDS encoding GTPBP1 family GTP-binding protein, whose amino-acid sequence MRFPRENDIGKIEYKLILSNLNEQRLQELATQMKYRLEEGGGEALYVVGVSDEGEAIGLSMEELEATINTVERVASMISAKISHKRIVKVKDDLYVGELLVRIHKDKIPIQINVAVMGHVNAGKSTLTGTLILGKLDDGNGSLRSAVARYLHEVISGRTSSITMRLLGFDSAGNPVNPQCRDPTDEAEITLKSAKTIRLIDLGGHERYLRTTLKGLLGYEVDYVMLVVGADDGLSIMGREHLAVSTVLKFPIFVVITKVDKFPESRTAEIVNQVKEVLKIPGINRLAMEVEDEGDVLNGIIGIRSKRVVPIFKVSNVTGQGLNLLIKFLNLLPPRRSTPSSDPLVYIDETYNVPGVGPVVLGSVIRGKVSTNDSLLIGPSKYNEFKEVRIKSIQLNRVFVDSVNQGSIATFALQGIERDNLRKGMVLVKAKPRAVRSFWARVILLHHPTTIKEGYVATLHLHTIRQAVRFVKIEKGILRTGDSSDVQLAFMFRSEYVEPGQIFVFREGRTRGLGIITKID is encoded by the coding sequence ATGAGGTTTCCACGAGAGAACGATATCGGAAAGATAGAATATAAACTTATTCTATCGAATCTCAACGAACAGAGGCTCCAAGAACTAGCCACACAAATGAAGTACAGACTTGAGGAGGGAGGAGGCGAGGCCCTATACGTGGTTGGGGTTAGTGACGAGGGAGAAGCAATAGGCCTTTCCATGGAGGAACTGGAAGCTACCATAAACACTGTGGAAAGGGTAGCTTCCATGATAAGCGCTAAAATCTCTCACAAGAGGATAGTGAAAGTAAAGGATGACCTCTACGTTGGAGAGCTTCTTGTGAGGATACATAAGGACAAAATTCCTATTCAGATCAACGTCGCTGTGATGGGACACGTTAATGCTGGGAAGAGTACGCTAACTGGAACATTAATCCTGGGGAAACTTGATGACGGCAATGGATCTCTCAGGAGTGCCGTTGCGAGGTACTTGCACGAGGTGATCAGCGGTAGAACGTCGTCCATAACCATGAGGCTTCTAGGCTTTGACAGTGCAGGTAACCCTGTGAACCCGCAATGCAGAGATCCTACAGATGAGGCAGAAATAACCCTAAAGAGCGCGAAGACGATTAGACTGATTGACCTTGGGGGCCACGAGAGATATCTTAGGACCACGCTAAAGGGTCTCCTGGGATATGAGGTTGACTACGTGATGCTTGTGGTGGGTGCAGACGATGGATTAAGTATCATGGGAAGAGAACATCTAGCTGTTTCCACGGTGCTCAAGTTCCCAATCTTCGTGGTCATCACCAAGGTGGATAAGTTCCCGGAGTCGAGAACGGCTGAGATAGTGAACCAAGTGAAGGAAGTCCTCAAGATACCGGGAATAAACAGGCTGGCCATGGAAGTTGAAGACGAGGGAGATGTCCTAAACGGTATCATAGGCATAAGATCAAAAAGGGTCGTTCCAATCTTTAAGGTCTCAAATGTGACAGGGCAAGGACTAAATCTCCTGATCAAATTCCTCAATCTACTTCCACCAAGAAGGTCAACGCCATCCTCAGATCCCCTGGTATATATTGATGAGACCTATAACGTGCCAGGAGTCGGACCTGTGGTACTGGGCTCAGTTATCCGGGGAAAGGTCTCAACCAACGATAGCCTACTCATTGGTCCCAGTAAGTATAACGAGTTCAAGGAGGTTAGAATAAAAAGCATTCAGTTGAACAGGGTTTTCGTAGACTCGGTGAATCAAGGATCCATAGCAACCTTTGCACTTCAGGGGATAGAAAGGGATAACCTAAGGAAGGGGATGGTGCTAGTAAAGGCCAAACCTAGGGCGGTTAGAAGTTTCTGGGCCAGAGTTATACTTCTTCATCACCCAACAACCATAAAGGAGGGTTACGTGGCCACGCTTCACCTTCATACGATCAGGCAGGCTGTAAGGTTCGTGAAGATAGAGAAGGGGATTCTAAGGACGGGGGACAGCTCTGATGTACAGCTAGCTTTCATGTTCAGGTCAGAGTACGTGGAGCCGGGACAGATATTCGTATTTAGGGAGGGTAGAACTAGGGGTTTGGGTATTATAACTAAGATTGATTAA
- a CDS encoding CoxG family protein — protein sequence MKYQGEVKLNVDKSTIWGILSNPESVSSCFPGIKSITKEGDAYKVVGSAGIGFIKGEYKATVTFTNVKPMDSMTISAKGTGLNSNVDIVAQVKVDDGKLTYDAEVKVAGVLASVGARLMDPAVNKLISDLFDCIKNKVEKK from the coding sequence ATGAAGTATCAAGGTGAGGTAAAACTTAACGTAGACAAGTCAACTATTTGGGGAATCCTGAGCAATCCTGAGTCCGTCTCGTCATGTTTTCCTGGAATAAAGAGTATTACTAAGGAAGGCGACGCATACAAGGTAGTTGGATCTGCTGGAATTGGTTTCATTAAGGGAGAATACAAGGCAACCGTGACCTTTACCAACGTAAAGCCCATGGACAGTATGACGATAAGTGCCAAGGGAACAGGATTGAACAGTAACGTGGATATAGTGGCTCAGGTTAAGGTGGACGATGGGAAACTTACCTATGACGCCGAGGTTAAAGTTGCTGGAGTACTTGCCTCTGTGGGGGCAAGGCTTATGGATCCTGCGGTGAACAAGCTTATTTCTGATCTCTTTGACTGTATAAAGAACAAGGTAGAGAAGAAATGA
- a CDS encoding acyl-CoA mutase large subunit family protein produces the protein MVTPERVKEWESKYLQPWISKRKERKNKFTTPSGIEIKTLYTPLDLKGDYEEKIGFPGEYPYTRGIYPNMYRGRIWTIRQYAGFGSAEDTNARFRKLLEAGQTGLSTAFDLPTQLGLDPDNELAYTEVGVVGVSMFHWKEMDIVTNQIPLNKVSTSMTINATAMELLSMYVATAESRGVSPTEIDGTVQNDILKEYIARKNYIYPPEPSMRYAIDIIEYSYKNIPKWHPISISGYHIREAGADAVLEVAFTLADGIEYVRRTAERGIPVDDFAPTLSFFFAGYTNLFEEVAKFRAARRMWAKIMRDMFNAKKADSMTLKFHTQTGGAELTAQQPEINIIRTTIQALAAALGGTQSLHVNSYDEAVALPSEKAAKIAIRVQQIVAYESGSTETVDPLAGSYYVEWLTDEIEERAWKIIERVEGMGGMMKAVERGFPQAEIAESAYRLQKKIEEGEMIRVGVNMSYEPDWIGTTEVFRVNPEIRERVLTRLKKYRSERDQMKVRDSLNALRKAAENPSVNLFPYVLDAIKKGCTVGEISSTLREIWGEYKEPIIF, from the coding sequence ATGGTTACTCCTGAGAGGGTTAAGGAATGGGAAAGTAAATATTTACAGCCTTGGATATCTAAAAGAAAGGAGAGGAAAAACAAGTTCACTACTCCCTCTGGAATCGAAATAAAAACACTCTACACTCCCCTGGACCTTAAGGGAGATTATGAGGAGAAGATAGGCTTCCCTGGAGAGTACCCCTACACCAGGGGAATCTACCCCAACATGTATAGGGGAAGGATATGGACTATTAGGCAGTATGCTGGATTTGGGTCAGCCGAGGATACCAACGCTAGGTTCAGGAAACTATTGGAGGCAGGTCAGACCGGGTTGAGCACTGCCTTTGATCTCCCAACACAGCTGGGATTGGACCCAGATAACGAGTTGGCTTACACTGAGGTTGGAGTTGTTGGGGTGTCCATGTTCCACTGGAAAGAGATGGACATCGTTACCAATCAGATACCTCTGAACAAGGTCTCGACGTCAATGACAATAAACGCAACTGCAATGGAGCTTCTTTCCATGTATGTTGCAACTGCAGAGAGCAGAGGTGTTAGCCCCACGGAGATTGACGGAACCGTTCAGAACGATATACTCAAGGAGTACATTGCAAGGAAGAACTACATTTATCCCCCTGAGCCCTCCATGAGGTACGCAATAGACATCATTGAGTACTCCTACAAGAACATACCCAAGTGGCACCCCATCAGCATAAGCGGTTATCACATAAGGGAAGCGGGGGCTGATGCGGTCCTGGAAGTGGCCTTCACGCTGGCTGACGGGATAGAGTACGTGAGAAGAACCGCGGAAAGAGGGATACCTGTTGACGACTTCGCCCCCACCCTCTCCTTCTTCTTTGCGGGTTATACAAATCTCTTCGAGGAAGTGGCAAAGTTTAGGGCTGCCAGGAGGATGTGGGCCAAGATAATGAGGGACATGTTTAATGCGAAGAAGGCGGACTCCATGACCCTGAAGTTTCACACTCAGACGGGTGGAGCAGAGCTGACTGCACAACAACCGGAGATAAACATCATTAGGACCACAATTCAGGCCTTAGCCGCGGCTCTGGGAGGGACGCAGAGCCTACACGTAAACTCATATGACGAGGCGGTGGCCCTTCCCAGCGAGAAGGCTGCCAAGATCGCCATAAGGGTACAGCAAATTGTGGCCTATGAGAGCGGATCTACCGAGACAGTGGATCCACTGGCAGGATCATATTACGTGGAATGGTTAACCGACGAAATCGAGGAGAGAGCCTGGAAGATAATCGAGAGGGTTGAGGGTATGGGTGGGATGATGAAGGCGGTTGAGAGGGGATTCCCGCAGGCTGAGATTGCGGAGAGTGCCTATAGGCTTCAGAAGAAGATAGAGGAAGGAGAGATGATCAGGGTTGGAGTTAACATGTCCTACGAGCCTGATTGGATCGGAACAACCGAGGTTTTCAGGGTAAACCCCGAGATCAGGGAAAGGGTTCTCACGAGGTTGAAGAAGTACAGGTCTGAGAGGGATCAAATGAAGGTGAGGGACTCCCTCAATGCCCTTAGAAAGGCCGCTGAGAATCCGTCTGTCAACCTATTCCCATACGTCCTCGACGCGATCAAGAAGGGTTGCACCGTGGGAGAGATAAGTTCCACTCTCAGGGAGATATGGGGAGAGTACAAGGAGCCCATCATCTTCTAG
- a CDS encoding alkaline phosphatase family protein produces the protein MSLIYPDYSKNLYSLGCGIAKWLGVELQCNTSYSLTGKKLVLLILDGFGWNIMESSLGEVKEATKIHGVFPSTTSATLASIFTGKTPAEHGILGYNTYVKRLGGIVNVLRYTHPTLNERDSLSDGLPFEKAFPEAKGYLSQVKEGTASVLPQGIENTQFTTTVQGTTQETKTYLNVWDAYESLKQLMDKGARFIYAYIPDIDSLAHKYGPYADPVKLATREIFMRFYSLLKERTDYTSIITADHGLVDTTERIEIDKDQELMNMLEIPPYGDSRALFLRSRYDLKVFLESRYNLKVFDRDETLKLLGGVDKVPESMPDFVGVPLDYSSYFFNFREKSNYTRLKGHHGGLLREELEVPLVMING, from the coding sequence ATGTCATTGATATACCCCGACTATAGCAAGAACCTATATTCCCTCGGATGCGGTATCGCCAAGTGGTTAGGTGTTGAGTTACAATGTAATACCAGCTACTCCCTGACCGGGAAAAAGCTGGTCCTCCTCATACTAGACGGTTTTGGATGGAACATCATGGAAAGCTCGCTGGGCGAAGTGAAGGAGGCTACCAAGATACATGGGGTTTTCCCCTCGACCACCTCAGCCACTCTAGCTTCAATATTCACAGGTAAGACCCCGGCTGAACACGGAATCCTTGGTTATAATACCTACGTGAAGAGACTGGGGGGAATAGTAAACGTCTTGAGGTACACCCACCCAACCCTAAATGAGAGGGACAGCCTCTCCGATGGGCTTCCCTTTGAGAAAGCTTTCCCAGAGGCAAAGGGTTACCTCTCGCAAGTAAAGGAAGGGACAGCCTCTGTTCTACCACAGGGAATTGAAAATACCCAGTTCACCACCACGGTGCAGGGAACCACGCAAGAGACCAAGACCTACCTGAACGTATGGGATGCCTACGAGTCGCTTAAACAACTCATGGATAAGGGGGCAAGGTTCATTTATGCCTATATCCCTGACATAGATTCCCTTGCCCACAAGTATGGTCCCTATGCAGACCCAGTTAAGCTCGCCACCAGAGAAATCTTCATGAGATTTTACTCCCTCCTTAAGGAAAGGACCGACTACACTTCCATCATAACTGCGGATCATGGACTTGTGGATACGACGGAGAGAATTGAGATCGATAAGGACCAAGAACTCATGAACATGCTGGAGATACCTCCCTACGGGGACTCCAGGGCCCTCTTTCTGAGGTCTAGGTACGACCTCAAGGTCTTCCTAGAGAGTAGATATAACCTCAAGGTGTTTGACAGGGATGAGACCCTTAAGCTCCTGGGAGGGGTAGACAAGGTCCCAGAGAGTATGCCAGACTTCGTGGGCGTTCCCCTAGACTACTCGTCTTATTTCTTTAACTTCAGGGAGAAATCAAACTACACAAGACTTAAAGGCCATCACGGTGGCCTCCTAAGAGAAGAGTTGGAAGTTCCATTGGTGATGATCAATGGTTGA
- a CDS encoding phosphoribosyltransferase: MVEFFSPTWDDIEEQIFRIARKMATESFYPDVIVAILTGGVIPAKLFADILNMKNIKYIDIKFYRDVNQTDSKPVIRAVYVNDLENKKVLVVDDVSDTGETLEAVTNVISMFSPRLIRTATLYVKPWSRKIPDYFGEQVGKWIIFPWDKWDVVRSNPEAPVAKKEKYFELHEIFSKMKG, from the coding sequence ATGGTTGAGTTCTTCAGTCCTACCTGGGACGACATAGAGGAACAGATATTTCGGATTGCGAGGAAAATGGCAACGGAGTCCTTTTACCCCGACGTCATAGTGGCAATACTGACGGGAGGAGTTATTCCCGCAAAGTTGTTTGCGGACATACTTAACATGAAAAATATAAAGTATATTGATATTAAATTCTATAGGGATGTGAATCAGACAGACAGCAAACCAGTAATAAGGGCAGTTTACGTGAACGACCTTGAGAACAAGAAGGTACTGGTAGTTGATGACGTCTCGGACACTGGCGAAACACTCGAGGCAGTTACCAACGTGATTTCCATGTTCTCTCCTAGGCTCATAAGGACGGCAACCCTCTACGTAAAGCCGTGGTCCAGAAAGATACCTGACTATTTTGGGGAACAGGTCGGGAAGTGGATAATCTTTCCATGGGATAAGTGGGACGTGGTGAGATCTAACCCTGAGGCACCAGTCGCCAAGAAGGAAAAATACTTCGAATTACACGAAATCTTCTCCAAGATGAAGGGCTAG
- a CDS encoding SRPBCC domain-containing protein — MNKLTGLEKIKSEDRALSFFSDEGNLLQCIPGVKSINGKKFVIEAKLGPLRAELSGEVKEYEVREHEVSNLLQVDGPGLVVLIRTRLNIQGSDLHWEAEYSMEGSLAKALMNTVSKQAEDVSRQIISCTLSKINQS; from the coding sequence ATGAATAAGTTAACAGGTCTGGAGAAGATCAAGAGCGAGGATAGGGCCCTCTCCTTCTTCTCAGATGAGGGTAACCTCCTTCAGTGCATACCAGGAGTCAAGAGCATTAACGGTAAGAAGTTTGTGATAGAGGCAAAGCTTGGCCCATTGAGGGCAGAGTTGTCCGGTGAGGTGAAGGAGTATGAAGTCAGGGAACACGAGGTGAGCAATCTCCTTCAGGTTGATGGGCCGGGTTTAGTTGTCTTGATCAGGACTAGGCTGAACATTCAAGGAAGCGATCTTCATTGGGAGGCAGAGTACTCGATGGAGGGTTCACTGGCCAAGGCCCTAATGAACACAGTCAGTAAACAGGCAGAGGATGTATCAAGGCAGATAATATCCTGTACTTTATCAAAAATTAATCAATCTTAG
- a CDS encoding HD domain-containing protein — protein MKLERLIVGCKNLVRTGWMQRGVPPSVGETVAGHSFEAGVIAYVVASKLREKGHNVNPDRAAVIALFHDVGESLIGDLPKWFTDRASKERIELSAIEELGVGKELFLEYERRDTLEGAVAKFSEMMATYKQALRYRRQGYSVDEIIETYNKKLEEMWRLEPFSSCRKEIEEILFNEDK, from the coding sequence ATGAAACTTGAGAGACTAATAGTGGGATGCAAGAACCTCGTGAGAACTGGGTGGATGCAGAGGGGAGTGCCACCAAGTGTGGGAGAAACCGTAGCTGGGCACAGCTTTGAGGCAGGAGTCATTGCCTACGTGGTTGCCTCAAAACTAAGGGAGAAGGGTCATAACGTGAACCCAGACCGGGCAGCCGTAATAGCCCTGTTTCACGATGTTGGCGAAAGTCTAATTGGCGATCTGCCCAAGTGGTTTACGGATAGGGCGAGCAAGGAGAGAATAGAGCTCTCTGCGATAGAGGAACTAGGTGTCGGAAAGGAACTCTTCCTGGAGTACGAGAGAAGGGATACACTGGAGGGAGCGGTAGCGAAGTTCTCAGAGATGATGGCTACTTACAAGCAGGCGCTGAGATACAGGAGGCAAGGTTACTCCGTAGATGAGATCATTGAAACCTACAATAAAAAATTAGAGGAGATGTGGAGATTGGAGCCCTTCTCGTCGTGTAGAAAGGAGATAGAGGAGATTCTCTTTAACGAAGACAAATGA
- the hsp20 gene encoding archaeal heat shock protein Hsp20 yields MPTKRSKDIFSYFDDLVRQIEEEFEAMEREFFRAAEKGEVKTYGPYVYGFKVTVGPDGKPVVEEFGNVKRLGNRPLLSEEREPLVDVIEKNDEIRVVAEVPGVDKNDIKVKVNGDLLVISANSQDKKYYKEVELPAPVDENTAKANYKNGVLEVVMKKKAVATGKDIKVE; encoded by the coding sequence ATGCCCACCAAGAGATCAAAGGATATATTTAGTTACTTTGATGATCTCGTAAGGCAAATTGAGGAAGAGTTTGAGGCCATGGAGAGGGAGTTCTTTAGGGCCGCTGAGAAGGGAGAAGTCAAGACCTATGGACCTTACGTCTATGGATTCAAGGTAACTGTGGGACCTGACGGTAAACCCGTAGTGGAGGAGTTCGGCAACGTTAAAAGACTAGGTAACAGGCCACTTCTCAGCGAGGAAAGGGAGCCCCTAGTTGATGTAATCGAGAAGAACGACGAGATCAGGGTAGTTGCTGAGGTTCCGGGTGTCGACAAGAATGACATAAAGGTTAAGGTCAATGGAGATCTACTGGTGATATCAGCAAACTCTCAAGACAAGAAGTACTACAAGGAAGTGGAGCTACCAGCTCCCGTTGACGAAAACACGGCCAAGGCTAACTACAAGAATGGCGTCTTAGAAGTGGTAATGAAGAAGAAGGCAGTAGCTACTGGGAAGGATATAAAGGTCGAGTAA
- the ppa gene encoding inorganic diphosphatase, producing MNLGPGKKAPEIVNVLVEIPSGSNIKYEYDEEEGVIKVDRVLYTSMVYPFNYGFVPGTLEEDGDPIDVLVLTNYPLFPGTVIEVRPVGVVHMKDEEGVDEKIIAVPKEKTDPTFARIKDITDIDDATKNKIVHFFEHYKELEPGKWVKISGWGSASEAKEKIAKAIERKNK from the coding sequence ATGAATCTAGGTCCAGGGAAGAAAGCTCCTGAAATAGTAAATGTTCTTGTGGAGATTCCAAGTGGTTCCAACATAAAGTACGAGTATGATGAAGAAGAGGGAGTAATCAAGGTGGACAGGGTTCTCTACACCTCCATGGTTTATCCCTTCAACTACGGTTTCGTGCCGGGCACTCTAGAAGAGGACGGTGACCCCATAGACGTGCTAGTTCTAACCAATTATCCACTGTTTCCTGGCACAGTCATCGAGGTTAGGCCAGTGGGAGTAGTTCATATGAAAGACGAAGAAGGGGTGGACGAAAAGATAATAGCGGTCCCCAAGGAGAAAACAGATCCCACCTTTGCCAGAATTAAAGACATTACAGATATAGACGACGCTACCAAGAACAAGATAGTTCACTTCTTTGAACATTACAAGGAGTTGGAGCCCGGTAAGTGGGTAAAAATCTCTGGCTGGGGATCGGCTTCCGAGGCTAAGGAGAAAATAGCCAAGGCGATAGAGAGGAAGAACAAGTAA
- a CDS encoding ZPR1 zinc finger domain-containing protein, with protein MEPELVMDQVFKCPVCKKDTFQAKDYVYDTPTGKLLLSYWECTDCHYLYRDVKPYETGVPVEITLLVTSEDDLSSLVYRSAFAELYIPELGVEVIPGSSYQGAVSTIRGLLEIIMDNMGSLCKNKKCDKIRQAMDGKIQFTVIIKDSSGTSFIKNDKAKVTRPLYPSQ; from the coding sequence ATGGAGCCCGAGCTAGTCATGGACCAGGTGTTCAAGTGTCCTGTTTGTAAGAAGGATACCTTTCAAGCTAAGGATTACGTGTATGACACGCCAACAGGTAAGTTACTTCTCTCGTACTGGGAATGCACAGATTGTCATTACCTATACAGGGACGTTAAGCCCTACGAGACTGGAGTCCCCGTGGAAATCACGCTCCTTGTGACCTCGGAGGACGACCTCTCATCCCTAGTGTATAGGTCAGCCTTTGCCGAACTCTATATTCCAGAGCTGGGAGTTGAGGTTATTCCTGGCTCGTCCTATCAGGGGGCTGTATCCACGATCAGAGGTCTTCTGGAAATAATAATGGATAACATGGGGTCTCTTTGCAAGAACAAGAAATGTGACAAGATCAGGCAGGCAATGGATGGAAAAATACAGTTTACAGTAATTATCAAGGATTCCTCTGGAACGAGTTTCATAAAAAATGACAAGGCTAAGGTTACTCGACCTTTATATCCTTCCCAGTAG